The genome window GAGATCGAGCATGGACGTTGCTTCGCCAAGTCATGGATCAAGACTTGTTCGTGCCCAACCTTTGCGACAATGAAAGCGTCACCATCCTGCATCAGCGCAAGCGCTGGAAGCGCAACCATGCCGATACGCGACGGTGGAGGCGAAGTGACCTTGGCCTTCAGCCCCAACTGTTTGGCCGCCAGAAGCAATGCCGCTTCATCGAATGGCTCGCCGACACGCCCAAACGAATGCGCAATCTGGGCCGCATCGGCCGCAATTCCATGGAATTGCGCGAGCAATACCAAGCCATGCAATGCAATGCAATGCAAGATCCGACTGGCCATGTACCGGCTCATCGCCCTCGACTAACGAAAGCGGCGCTACTCCCCCTGACATAAGCAATCCTTGCTTGTAGCCCCAAATGAGGACTAATGAGATTCCATAGAATCCATGTTCCGCGACTTTTCGTCAACCAGGATCTAGCTATTTCTTGCTCCTTTTCTGTCCCCCAAGGAACACAGCGCGTTTATTTTTCTTGAGATTTTCCTTCCGCCTCAGCGCACCTCGAACTCGCCGACCAGGATCGTCTCCTTCCTGTCCTTCAGCCGCAGCGTCACCTGCTGGTCGCGCTGCGTGGCGCTGCCCCAGCCGGTGCTCAGCTGCAGGTGCAAGGTGGTGGCGCCAGTGACCAGCGGCTGGCGGTCGCCGAAGAAGTTCGCTTCCACCGTGTACTTGCCCGGCTTGGCCCGGCGCAGCGAGAACTCTTCCGGCCCGTAGCCGCCGGTGAAGTCCTGCGACAGCTGCCCGCCCTGGTAGGTGGAGCGGTGCGCGTAGTAGCAGCGTTCGCCGTTGGGATCGGTCACCCACAGGTCCATGTCGCTGTTGTCGCTGTCCCAGTTCAGTACCACGCGCAGGTCCAGTGGCAGGTTGCGCTGCAGGCGCGGGTCGATGAAGCCGGTCTGCAATGGCTGCTGCGAGCGCGCCACGATCGCGTTCAATTCGTTCAAGGCGATCAGCGCCACGCCGTCGAAACGGCTGTCCCAGTCGCGCGCCACGACCTGGTACAGCTGTTCGATCGCGGCCTGCGCATCGCCGCGCGCGGCATAGGCCAGGCCCAGGTCGCGGAAGCTCTGCGGCTCTTCCTCGCCCAGCCGCAGCACCTGCTCGAACACCGGTACCGCCAGGTCCGCCCTGCCCGCCTGCAGCAATCGGTAGCCGAGCACGCGCAGCACATGGCGGTTCTCCAGCTGCAGTTCGGCCAGGTTGGACAGCACGCGCAGCGCCAGTTCGCGCTGGCCGCGTTCGAACAGCACGTCGGCCACGTCCAGGTAGAACGCCACGCTGTCGGCGTGCGCGGCGCGCTCGCTCAGGTACAACGGATAGACCGCGTCCGGCGCGGCGGCGCGCAGGCGCCGGGCGTAGGGCGAATCCGGCTGCCACGGCTGCAATGCCAGGGAGATCGTGGTGGACGCGCGCGCGCCGGCAGGCGCATCGGCGTTCGCCGCAGCGCCGTCGGCTGCCGCGACCGCGCCGCTGACGGCCATCGCCTCCAGCGCAGCGGGCTCTGCCTGCTGCATCGGCGCCATGGGTGCAGGCGCCGGCGCCATGGCCATCACCGGTGCGGCTCGCGAAATGCCGTCGCGCCGCTGCCAACTGGCGTCGCCGTCCCCGCCTTGCGGCTTGGGCGGCGGCGGCGCGTTCTGCGGGAACCTGCGCTGCCACCAGGCGACGCGCTGCGCGAAATCCTCGGCGACGCGATCGATGCGCCGCTTGCGCTGCTCGCCCAGCGCCTGCTGGCGCTGCGCCTGCGCGCGGGCCACCGCCTCGCGCAGCGCCGCTGGCGGCGCGATGGCGTAGCGCACGTAGTCGTCCACGTTCTCCAGCACCAGCAGCGAGGTGTCGGCGCTGACCAGGCCGAAGCGGCTGGCCAGTTGCTGGCGGCGCGCGGCGTCGCCGAGCGGATCGGCGGCCAGGCGGCGCAGCATGGCCCGCGCCCAGGCGCCGGGCACCAGATCGCCCGGCACCTCGCTGGCGCCGTGCAACGGGATGCTCAGGCGGCGCGTGCTGGCGGCGGTGGCGATCTCCAGTTGCAGCGTCGCATCGGCCGCGAGCAGGCGTCCGGCGATGCGCAGATAGCCGTCGTCGGCGTAGCGCGAATCGGCGACCAGATCGGCCACGCCCTCGCCCTGCAGCGCCACCAGTTCGCCGCCGCGCTGCAGCAGCCGTGCGCTGGCTTGCTGCACGCCCTGCAAGCCATGCACTACGATCGCGCGTCCACCACGGGCTTCCGCCACTGCCGCGAGGTGCGCGCTATCGGCATGCGCGCCGGCGGAATCGACCGCGAACAAACGCTGGCCCGGCGCCAGCGCCGGCAAGGTCTGCGCGCCGTAGTTGCCCAGGCCATCGCTGAACAACAGATACTCCTGCACGTCCGCCGCCGGCCGCCAGTCGCCCAGCGTGCTGGCGCCGTCCGGTTGCAGGCCCTGCAGGGTCGCTTGCAACGCGCTCCAGTCGCCGGCGCGGACCTGGAAACGGCGCGGCGCTTCGGCGCGGTCGCGCAGCACGATCAGATCGACCTGCGCGTTGCCGAGCGCGGCGAAATAGCGCTGCAGCAAGGCCAGTTCCGCAGGAATGTCGCGCTGCCGCGCCGAACCCGATGCATCCCACAGCAGGCCGATGCGTTGCGGCAACGGGCGTGTGCCACGGAGATCGGCGATCGGCAGCAGCGCCTGGAAATAGCGCTGGCCGTCGTGGCTGCCAAGCGCAACGCGTGGATCGCGGGTTGCGCGCAACGACAGCGCCAGTTCCTTGGGCAATTGCGCTGGCGTGCCCGACCACGCCGCCGCATAACCGCCGGGCGCCGGCAACAGGCGCAGGCCCGCAGGCCCGCAGGCAACGCCGCGGTGTCCATCGGCGCGGCCTGGGTGCTCAACTCCAGGCGCAGCGTCTGCGCGCTTGCCGCATAGCCCAGCGGCAGCCGCCACTGCCAACCGGCGGCAGTGCGCGGCAGCGACTCGCGATAGACCAGGCGCACGCGGCGGCTGCCGTGTGCGGGAATCGGATAGAGCCGCAGTTGGAACTGGTTGCCGGCGGTCTGCTCGACCAGGCCCGGGTCCACGCCGCGCCGTTCGATCGCCTCGAACACCTGCCGCCCGCGCGCCTTCGGCACTGGTACCGCGTCGCGCATCTGCCCGTCGATGTCCAGTGCGAAGCCGCTGATCTGCTGGCCATCGCGCAGCGGGAACGCCAGTTGCCCTTCCAGCACCCGCGCATTGGGGTTGAAGAACAGTAGATCCACCGTGGTTTCGGCCAGACCGGCCGCGGCGTGTGCGCTCACCGTCGCCGAGCGCAGTTCGACCGGGCGCTCGCCCTGATCGGTCTTCAGCAGTGGGGCGAGGAGTTGCCGCTCCGGCGCGGTTTGCGCCCACGCGGATACGGCGACGGCCGAGGTTAACGACAGCAACAGCAGGCACAGGCCTTTGCGCGCGATGGATGGCATGGATCACTCCTTGATGGGACGGTACTGCTTGAACGTCCGGTGCGGCGCTGCGGGGTTGTTGTTCCTTCTCCCATCGGGACCATGGCCCCCCTTTTCGGGGGAAGGTGGCCCGCAGGGCCGGATGAGGGTGCGGGTGCGGCCTCGCACAGCCAAACTCCGCGAGACGCTTCGCGCCGGACCCTCACCCCAACCCCTTTCCCGGCGGGAGAGGGAATAAGCGCGATCGATCAGCCCGACAGGCTCTGACAGTGCTCCACCACCAGTTGCACCGACTCTCCGCCGCGATAGTCGTCGGCGACCAGGCGGTAGGCGATGTGCACGCGGCGGCCCGGTTCGCCGCCACGCCAACCGTTGAAATGGATCGCGTTCAACGGCTCGCCGCGGCCCGCGCAGCGCAGGCTCAACTTCAGGTGACGCTCCTTCAGCAGGCGCCACTGCAGCACCTCGAACTCGCCGTCGAACAGCGGCTCGGGGAAGCCCTGCCCCCATGGCCCGGCCAGGCGCAGCGCCTCGGCATGGCGATGGTCCAGTTCGTGCGGATCCAGTGCGCCGTCGCTGAGCAGTTCGGCCTGCAGCAGCGCCGCGTCCAGGCTGGCCAGCGCATGCTCCCCGAACAACTGCTCGAACTCGGCCAATGCGGCGTGCGGCAGGCTCAGGCCCGCGGCCATCGCATGGCCGCCGAATTTGTCCATCAACCCCGGCCGGCGCGCGTCCACCGCGGCCATCGCGTCGCGGATGTGGAAGCCGGGAATCGAACGCGCCGAGCCGCGCAACTGGTCGCTGCCCGGCTCGGCCGGGGCGAAGGCGATCACCGGGCGGTGCAGGCGGTCCTTCATCTTCGAAGCGACCAGGCCGATCACGCCCGGATGCCAGTCGGCATCGAACAGGCACACCGCCACCGGCGGCGCGTCCGGCGCGGCTAGCAGCGCCTGCGCTACGGTAGCCTCGGCCTCGTCGGTCATCTGCTGCTGCACCGCGCGGCGCTCGGCGTTGATCTGTTCCAGCGTGGCGGCGATCGCGCGCGCCTGCTGCGGGTCCTCGCACAGCAGCAGCTCAATGCCCAGTGCCATGTCCTCGAGGCGGCCGGCGGCGTTGAGCCGCGGTGCCAGCGCGAAACCGATGTCGCTGGCGCTGAGCCGCGCCGGATCGCGGCCGCTGGCTTCGATCAAGGCGCGCAGACCGATGCAGCCGTCGCCGCGCTGCAGGCGGCGCAGCCCGGCCGATACCAACGCGCGGTTGTTGGTGTCCAGCGGCACCAGGTCGGCGACGGTGCCGACCGCAACCAGATCCAGCAGCACAGTCAGATCCGGCGCCTGCGTGGCGAACGCGCCGCGCTCGCGCAGGTGCCGGCGCAACGCCAGCAGCACGTAGAAGATCACCCCGACGCCGGCCAGCACCTTGCTGGGGAACACGTCGCCGGCCAGATTCGGATCGACGATCGCGTCGGCCGGCGGCAGCACACTGCCCGGCAGATGGTGGTCGGTAACCAGCACCTGCCAGCCCAGCGCCTTGGCCGCGGCGACGCCGGCATGGCAGGCGATGCCGTGATCGACGGTGACCAGCAGGTCCGGCTGCAGCGGCGCCAGTTCGGCGACCAGCGCCGGCGACAGGCCGTAGCCATGCACCATGCGGTTCGGTACCGCGTGCAGCACCTGCGCGGCGCCGAGCAGGCGCAGTCCGCGTACCGCGACCGCACAGGCGGTGGCGCCGTCGCAGTCGAAATCGCCGACCACCAGTATGCGTTTGCCGGCGGCGATCGCCGAAGCCAACAACGCGACCGCCGCGTCGATGCCGCTCAGCGCATCCGGTGGCAGCAGCTGCGCCAGTTTAGGCTGTGCCAGGCTGGCGTCGTGCGCGCCGCGGGCGGTGTAGATGCGCCGCAGCAGCGGCAGCACACTGTCCGTCCACGGCCCGCCCTCGGCGGGCGGCCGCCGGGTGATGCGCAGCGGCGGACTCATGCGTCCAGGCGCGCCAGCGGCCGCCGCCAGAAGCGCCAACGCTGCTCGTGCTCGATCCGGAAACGCACGCCGTCCTCGAAATCCAGCAGCAGTTGCTGCAGTTCGCCCAGGCGCAGCGCTTCGAGCAGCGGCTGCATCACCTCGCCGACGAACTGCTCGGGCGCGCGCAGCTGGCGCAGATCGACCAGCGCATCGACGCGCGGCGTTTGCGCGGCGTCGACGCCGGCGGCCTGGCTCAGCGCGCGCAGCAGCGGCTCGCGGCTGCGCACCTGCGCATGCGCGGTGCTCACCTTGGCCGGCAACGCGCCGCCGCCCCAGAACCACAGCGAGTTGATCGCCGGCTGCCCGCGCGCGCTGCGTTCGCGGTTCCACGGATGCTGATGCAGCAGCACCTGCGCCTCGGTCAGCAGCGCCCGCCAGCGCCGCCCGCCCTCGCCCTGCGGCAGATGGTCGAACAGGTCGGCGCCGAGCACCTGCGCCGGTGCGGCGAAATCGGGCAGCACGCTGTCCGATGCCAGGCGCAGATACCAGCGAGTGGGTTCCGGCGCGTCCAGAACCAGGCCGGACTCGGCGAACAACTCCTGCAGCGACGGCAGCAGCGCGGCCAGGTCGATGGCGTCGATCGCGAGCATCTCGCCGTGCGCCATCAACCGTGCGCCCTGCATGTCCGGCACTACATAGGCCGGATCGGCGCGCAGCCACACGCCGTCGCCAGCGTCGCCGGCATCCAGTTGCCGGGTCAGCGCCGCCACCGGCCATTGCCCTGGCGGCAGGGCGAAATGGCGGCGCAACTGCGCTTCGGAGCCTGGGTCCAGACGCTCGCGCTCGGCGCGGCCGAACGCCCGCGCCACCTCGCCGGTCAGCGCCGCAGCGGCCAGGCGAGCGCGCTCCGGCAACAACAAGGTGGCGACCGCCACGGCGTCAGCCGACGTATTCGACGCTGACGATCTCATACTCGCGGCGTCCGGCCGGGGCGTCGATGCTGACGCTGTCGCCTTCCAGCTTGCCGATCAGCGCGCGCGCCAGCGGCGAGGAGATCGCGATCAGCCCCAGCTTGATGTCCGCTTCCAGATCGCCGACCAGCTGGTAGCGCTTCTCTTCGTCGTTTTCCACGTCGGCCAGGGTGACGGTCGCGCCGAACACCACCTTGCTGCCGACCGCCAGCTTGCTGACGTCGATGATCTCGGCGTGCGACAGCTCGCTCTCCAGCTGCTTGATGCGGCCTTCGATGAAGCTCTGCTGCTCGCGCGCGGCGTGGTACTCGGCGTTTTCCTTCAGGTCGCCGTGCGCGCGCGCCTCGGCGATCGCGGCGATGACCTGCGGCCGCTTGACCGACTTCAACTGGTCCAGTTCCTCGCGCAACCGCAGCGCGCCTTGCATGGTGATCGGGGCTCTCACGCTTCCAGCTCCTTGTGCAGTTCCTGCAGCGCCCAGACCGGACCGGTGCCGCGGAATTCCAATGAATGCACCAGCGCGCGAGCGCCGGCGACGGTGGTCGAATAGGTCACCCGATGCTGTAGGGCTTCGCGCCGGATCGAGAACGAATCGGAGATCGCCGCGCGGCCCTCGGTGGTGTTGACGATATACACGATTTCGCCGTTCTTGATCAGATCGACGATATGCGGGCGGCCCTCGGCCACCTTGTTGATCTGGTCGCACTGCAGGCCGTGCTGGCGCAGCCACGCGCAGGTGCCGCTGGTGGCCACCAGGGTGTAGCCGCGCTCGACCAGCGCCTGCGCCACCGGCAGCACGCGCTGCTTGTCCGGGTCGCGCACCGACAGGAACGCCTTACCCAGCGGCGGCGCCTTGATCCCGCCGGCTTCCTGCGCGCGCGCGAACGCGGCGCCGAAGCTGCGGCCCACGCCCATCACCTCGCCGGTGGAGCGCATCTCCGGGCCGAGGATCGGGTCCACGCCCTGGAACTTGGCAAACGGGAAGATCGCTTCCTTCACCGAGTAGTAGTCGGGCACGATCTCCTTCAGCGCGCCCTGCTCGGCCAGGGTCTTGCCGGCCATGCAGCGCGCGGCGATCTTGGCCAGCGCCATGCCGGTGGCCTTGGACACGAACGGCACGGTGCGCGAGGCGCGCGGGTTCACTTCCAGCAGGAACACGATGTCGTCGCCGGCCTCGTCCACTTGCACCGCGAACTGGGTGTTCATCAGCCCGACCACGTTCAGGCCCTTGGCCAGCATCACCACCTGGCGGCGCAGTTCGGCCTGGGTCTTGGCCGACAGCGAGTACGGCGGCAGCGAGCAGGAAGAGTCGCCCGAATGCACGCCAGCTTCCTCGATATGCTCCATCACCCCGCCGATCAGCACCTTGCCGTCCTTGTCGGCGATGATGTCCACGTCCACTTCCACCGCGTTGTCGAGGAAGCGATCGAGCAGCACCGGCGAGTCGTTGGAGACCTTGACCGCGTCGCGCACGTAGCGCGCCAGGTCCGATTCGCCGTAGACGATCTCCATCGCGCGGCCGCCGAGCACGTAGCTCGGGCGCACCACCAGCGGATAGCCGATCTCGCGCGCCAGCACCAGCGCCTCTTCAGAGTTGCGCGCGATGCGGTTCGGCGGCTGCTTCAGGCCCAGCTTGTCGACCAGCTGCTGGAAGCGCTCGCGGTCCTCGGCCAGGTCGATCGAGTCCGGGCTGGTGCCGATCACCGGCACACCGTTGGCCTCCAGCGCGCGCGCCAGCTTCAGCGGGGTCTGCCCGCCGTACTGCACGATCACGCCCTTGGGCTGCTCCAGCTCGACGATCTCCAGCACGTCTTCCAGGGTCAGCGGCTCGAAGTACAGGCGGTCGGAGGTGTCGTAGTCGGTGGACACGGTCTCCGGGTTGCAGTTGACCATGATGGTTTCATAGCCATCCTCGCGCAGCGCCAGCGCCGCGTGCACGCAGCAGTAGTCGAACTCGATGCCCTGGCCGATGCGGTTGGGGCCGCCGCCGAGGATCATGATCTTGTCGCGGTTGCTCGGCTTGGCCTCGCACTCGTCCTCGTAGGTCGAATACAGGTAGGCGGTGTCGGTGGCGAATTCGGCCGCGCACGAGTCCACCCGCTTGTACACCGGGCGCACCTTGTGCGCGCGGCGCAGCGCGCGGATCGCGGCCTCGTTGGTGCCGCACAGTTCGGCCAGGCGCGCATCGGAGAAACCGGCACGCTTGAGCGTACGCAGGCGCGCGGCATCCAGCGAGCCCAGGCCGTCGGCGGCCAGCTGCTTCTCCTGCGCGATCAGGTCCTCGATCTGGTCCAGGAACCACGGATCGATAAACGACAACGCATGCACCTGCTCCACGCTCATGCCGGCGCGGAACGCGTCGGCGACGTAGAACAGCCGCTCCGGACCGGGCGCTTTCAGCTCGCGCTTGAGCGCGGCCATATCGTCCTCGTTGCCCAGATCCAGCCCGGTCGGGTCGAGCCCGATCTTGCCGGTTTCCAGGCCGCGCAGCGCCTTCTGCAGCGATTCGGAGAAGGTGCGGCCCATCGCCATCACCTCGCCCACCGACTTCATCTGCGTGGTCAGGCGCGCATCGGCCTGCGGGAACTTTTCGAACGCGAAGCGCGGAATCTTGGTCACCACGTAGTCGATCGACGGCTCGAACGAGGCCGGGGTCAGGCCGCCGGTGATCTCGTTCTTCAGTTCGTCCAGCGTGTAGCCGACCGCCAGCTTGGCGGCGACCTTGGCGATCGGGAAGCCGGTGGCCTTGGAGGCCAGCGCCGAGGAACGCGACACGCGCGGGTTCATCTCGATGACAACGACGCGGCCGGTCTGCGCGTTGATGCCGAACTGCACGTTGGAGCCGCCGGTATCAACGCCGATCTTGCGCAGCACCGCGATCGAGGCATCGCGCAGGCGCTGGTATTCCTTGTCGGTCAGGGTCTGCGCCGGGGCCACGGTGATCGAGTCGCCGGTGTGCACGCCCATCGGGTCCAGGTTCTCGATCGAGCACACGATGATGCAGTTGTCCGCGGTGTCGCGGACCACTTCCATCTCGAATTCCTTCCAGCCCAGCACCGACTCCTCGACCAGCACTTCGCTGGTCGGCGACAGCTCCAGGCCACGGCCGACGATCTCGATCAGCTCTTCGCGATTGTAGGCGATGCCGCCGCCGCTGCCGCCGAGGGTGAAGCTGGGGCGGATGATGGTCGGATAGCCGACCCGGGTCTGGATCTCCAGCGCTTCCTCGAGGGTGTGCGCCACCGCCGCCTTCGGGCATTCCAGGCCGATCTCGCCCATCGCCACGCGGAACAGCTCGCGGTCCTCGGCCATCATGATAGCTTCGCGCTTGGCGCCGATCAGTTCCACCCCGTATTTTTCCAGCACGCCGTGGTCGGCCAGGTCCAGCGCGCAGTTCAGCGCGGTCTGCCCGCCCATCGTCGGCAGCAGCGCATCAGGCTTTTCCTTGGCGATGATCTTCTCGACCGTCTGCCAGTTGATCGGCTCGATGTACACGGCGTCGGCCATGTTCGGGTCGGTCATGATCGTGGCCGGGTTGCTGTTGACCAGCACCACCCGATAGCCCTCCTCGCGCAGCGCCTTGCACGCTTGCGCGCCGGAGTAGTCGAACTCGCAGGCCTGGCCGATGACGATCGGGCCGGCGCCGATGATGAGGATGGTTTTTAAGTCGGTGCGCTTGGGCATGTCAGCTCCGGGACCGGGGACCCGGGACCAGGGACCCGGTTTCCAGCCGTTGATTAAGTGAGTAGTGCAGCTTATGCAGCATTTTTCCGACCCGTTCGGCGATATCCATGACGATATCCGAGGCCAACGTCAGCTGCGTCTGTAGCTCTGCGATCGAACCGCGCGCCATCGAAACGAAGCGGGCGTAGTCGCGCGTCGATGCGCGCGCATTGCCATCGGCGATGTTGGATGGCACTGAAACGGCCGCGCGTTGCAACTGCGACGTGAGTCCATGGCGCTCTTCCCTCGGAAAGTCCGCAGTCAATATGTAGACCGACTTGGCAAGCTCGACGGACAAACGCCATACCTCGAGTTCTCTGAAATGCGAAGGGCTCAAGCCCTCGCCTCCCGGTCCCCTGTCCCCTGTCCCCGGTCCCGCATCAACGCCGTAAACCGATCAAACAACGGCGCCACATCGCGCGGGCCCGGCGAGGCTTCCGGATGGCCCTGGAAGCTGAAGGCCGGCGCGTCGGTCAGTTCGATGCCCTGGTTGGTGCCGTCGAACAGCGAGCGATGGGTCACCCGCACGTTGGCCGGCAGCGACGCTTCGTCCACCGCGAAGCCGTGGTTCTGCGAGGTGATCATCACCCGGCCGCTGTCCAGGTCCTGCACCGGATGGTTGGCGCCGTGGTGGCCGTGGCCCATCTTCAGGGTCTGTGCGCCGGCGGCCAGCGCCAGCAACTGGTGGCCCAGGCAGATGCCGAAGGTCGGGATCTTGCTGGCCACGATTTGCTTGATCGCCGCGATCGCGTAGTCGCACGGCGCCGGATCGCCCGGGCCGTTGGACAGGAACACGCCGTCCGGATGCATCGCCAGCACCTCGGCGGCGGGCGTCTGCGCCGGCACCACGGTGACCTCGCAGCCGCGCTCGGCGAGCATGCGCAGGATGTTGAGCTTCACGCCGTAGTCGTAGGCGACGACCTTGTACGTCGGTGCGGCCTGGGCGAACGCGTTGCTGTCCAGGTCGAGCTGGCCGTCGCGCCACGCATAGGCCTTGTCGGTGGAGACCACCTTGGCCAGGTCCATGCCTTTCAGCCCCGGGAACTTTCGCGCCGCTTCCAGCGCGGTCTCCACGTTCACTTCGCCGGCCATCACCGCACCGTTCTGCGATCCCTTCTCGCGCAGGATGCGGGTCAGCTTGCGGGTATCGATGCCGGCGATGGCGACCACGCCGCGCTGGATCAGCCAGTCCGGCAGCGATCCTTGGCTGCGCCAGTTGCTGGGACGGCGCGGCACGCTGCGCACGATCAGCCCGGCCGACCAGACCTGGGCGGCTTCGTCGTCCTGGTCGGTGCAACCGGTGCTGCCGATATGCGGGTACGTCAGGGTGACCAGCTGACGGGCGTAGGAGGGATCGGTGAGGATCTCCTGGTAGCCGGTCATCGCGGTGTTGAACACCACTTCGCCGACGGACAGGCCGGCGGCGCCTACGGATTCGCCCTCGAACACGGTGCCGTCTTCAAGGACAAGGATTGCGGGTTGAGTCACGGGGTTCGCCTTGGGGAGAGAGGAACCCTGCCCCACCAACTTGCGGCTGCAAGAAACCGCGAACTCGGCGCT of Xanthomonas translucens pv. cerealis contains these proteins:
- a CDS encoding phosphoglycerate mutase, which encodes MAVATLLLPERARLAAAALTGEVARAFGRAERERLDPGSEAQLRRHFALPPGQWPVAALTRQLDAGDAGDGVWLRADPAYVVPDMQGARLMAHGEMLAIDAIDLAALLPSLQELFAESGLVLDAPEPTRWYLRLASDSVLPDFAAPAQVLGADLFDHLPQGEGGRRWRALLTEAQVLLHQHPWNRERSARGQPAINSLWFWGGGALPAKVSTAHAQVRSREPLLRALSQAAGVDAAQTPRVDALVDLRQLRAPEQFVGEVMQPLLEALRLGELQQLLLDFEDGVRFRIEHEQRWRFWRRPLARLDA
- the greA gene encoding transcription elongation factor GreA; its protein translation is MTMQGALRLREELDQLKSVKRPQVIAAIAEARAHGDLKENAEYHAAREQQSFIEGRIKQLESELSHAEIIDVSKLAVGSKVVFGATVTLADVENDEEKRYQLVGDLEADIKLGLIAISSPLARALIGKLEGDSVSIDAPAGRREYEIVSVEYVG
- the carA gene encoding glutamine-hydrolyzing carbamoyl-phosphate synthase small subunit, with the protein product MTQPAILVLEDGTVFEGESVGAAGLSVGEVVFNTAMTGYQEILTDPSYARQLVTLTYPHIGSTGCTDQDDEAAQVWSAGLIVRSVPRRPSNWRSQGSLPDWLIQRGVVAIAGIDTRKLTRILREKGSQNGAVMAGEVNVETALEAARKFPGLKGMDLAKVVSTDKAYAWRDGQLDLDSNAFAQAAPTYKVVAYDYGVKLNILRMLAERGCEVTVVPAQTPAAEVLAMHPDGVFLSNGPGDPAPCDYAIAAIKQIVASKIPTFGICLGHQLLALAAGAQTLKMGHGHHGANHPVQDLDSGRVMITSQNHGFAVDEASLPANVRVTHRSLFDGTNQGIELTDAPAFSFQGHPEASPGPRDVAPLFDRFTALMRDRGQGTGDREARA
- the carB gene encoding carbamoyl-phosphate synthase large subunit, producing MPKRTDLKTILIIGAGPIVIGQACEFDYSGAQACKALREEGYRVVLVNSNPATIMTDPNMADAVYIEPINWQTVEKIIAKEKPDALLPTMGGQTALNCALDLADHGVLEKYGVELIGAKREAIMMAEDRELFRVAMGEIGLECPKAAVAHTLEEALEIQTRVGYPTIIRPSFTLGGSGGGIAYNREELIEIVGRGLELSPTSEVLVEESVLGWKEFEMEVVRDTADNCIIVCSIENLDPMGVHTGDSITVAPAQTLTDKEYQRLRDASIAVLRKIGVDTGGSNVQFGINAQTGRVVVIEMNPRVSRSSALASKATGFPIAKVAAKLAVGYTLDELKNEITGGLTPASFEPSIDYVVTKIPRFAFEKFPQADARLTTQMKSVGEVMAMGRTFSESLQKALRGLETGKIGLDPTGLDLGNEDDMAALKRELKAPGPERLFYVADAFRAGMSVEQVHALSFIDPWFLDQIEDLIAQEKQLAADGLGSLDAARLRTLKRAGFSDARLAELCGTNEAAIRALRRAHKVRPVYKRVDSCAAEFATDTAYLYSTYEDECEAKPSNRDKIMILGGGPNRIGQGIEFDYCCVHAALALREDGYETIMVNCNPETVSTDYDTSDRLYFEPLTLEDVLEIVELEQPKGVIVQYGGQTPLKLARALEANGVPVIGTSPDSIDLAEDRERFQQLVDKLGLKQPPNRIARNSEEALVLAREIGYPLVVRPSYVLGGRAMEIVYGESDLARYVRDAVKVSNDSPVLLDRFLDNAVEVDVDIIADKDGKVLIGGVMEHIEEAGVHSGDSSCSLPPYSLSAKTQAELRRQVVMLAKGLNVVGLMNTQFAVQVDEAGDDIVFLLEVNPRASRTVPFVSKATGMALAKIAARCMAGKTLAEQGALKEIVPDYYSVKEAIFPFAKFQGVDPILGPEMRSTGEVMGVGRSFGAAFARAQEAGGIKAPPLGKAFLSVRDPDKQRVLPVAQALVERGYTLVATSGTCAWLRQHGLQCDQINKVAEGRPHIVDLIKNGEIVYIVNTTEGRAAISDSFSIRREALQHRVTYSTTVAGARALVHSLEFRGTGPVWALQELHKELEA
- a CDS encoding four helix bundle protein, which gives rise to MSPSHFRELEVWRLSVELAKSVYILTADFPREERHGLTSQLQRAAVSVPSNIADGNARASTRDYARFVSMARGSIAELQTQLTLASDIVMDIAERVGKMLHKLHYSLNQRLETGSLVPGPRSRS
- the recJ gene encoding single-stranded-DNA-specific exonuclease RecJ is translated as MSPPLRITRRPPAEGGPWTDSVLPLLRRIYTARGAHDASLAQPKLAQLLPPDALSGIDAAVALLASAIAAGKRILVVGDFDCDGATACAVAVRGLRLLGAAQVLHAVPNRMVHGYGLSPALVAELAPLQPDLLVTVDHGIACHAGVAAAKALGWQVLVTDHHLPGSVLPPADAIVDPNLAGDVFPSKVLAGVGVIFYVLLALRRHLRERGAFATQAPDLTVLLDLVAVGTVADLVPLDTNNRALVSAGLRRLQRGDGCIGLRALIEASGRDPARLSASDIGFALAPRLNAAGRLEDMALGIELLLCEDPQQARAIAATLEQINAERRAVQQQMTDEAEATVAQALLAAPDAPPVAVCLFDADWHPGVIGLVASKMKDRLHRPVIAFAPAEPGSDQLRGSARSIPGFHIRDAMAAVDARRPGLMDKFGGHAMAAGLSLPHAALAEFEQLFGEHALASLDAALLQAELLSDGALDPHELDHRHAEALRLAGPWGQGFPEPLFDGEFEVLQWRLLKERHLKLSLRCAGRGEPLNAIHFNGWRGGEPGRRVHIAYRLVADDYRGGESVQLVVEHCQSLSG
- a CDS encoding VIT domain-containing protein, which translates into the protein MPSIARKGLCLLLLSLTSAVAVSAWAQTAPERQLLAPLLKTDQGERPVELRSATVSAHAAAGLAETTVDLLFFNPNARVLEGQLAFPLRDGQQISGFALDIDGQMRDAVPVPKARGRQVFEAIERRGVDPGLVEQTAGNQFQLRLYPIPAHGSRRVRLVYRESLPRTAAGWQWRLPLGYAASAQTLRLELSTQAAPMDTAALPAGLRACACCRRPAVMRRRGRARQRNCPRNWRCRCAQPAIHALRLAATTASAISRRCCRSPISVAHARCRNASACCGMHRVRRGSATFLRNWPCCSAISPRSATRRSI
- a CDS encoding DUF2135 domain-containing protein gives rise to the protein MLRRLAADPLGDAARRQQLASRFGLVSADTSLLVLENVDDYVRYAIAPPAALREAVARAQAQRQQALGEQRKRRIDRVAEDFAQRVAWWQRRFPQNAPPPPKPQGGDGDASWQRRDGISRAAPVMAMAPAPAPMAPMQQAEPAALEAMAVSGAVAAADGAAANADAPAGARASTTISLALQPWQPDSPYARRLRAAAPDAVYPLYLSERAAHADSVAFYLDVADVLFERGQRELALRVLSNLAELQLENRHVLRVLGYRLLQAGRADLAVPVFEQVLRLGEEEPQSFRDLGLAYAARGDAQAAIEQLYQVVARDWDSRFDGVALIALNELNAIVARSQQPLQTGFIDPRLQRNLPLDLRVVLNWDSDNSDMDLWVTDPNGERCYYAHRSTYQGGQLSQDFTGGYGPEEFSLRRAKPGKYTVEANFFGDRQPLVTGATTLHLQLSTGWGSATQRDQQVTLRLKDRKETILVGEFEVR